A single window of Cytobacillus dafuensis DNA harbors:
- a CDS encoding DNA ligase D, which translates to MKPMLPSLTFEVPKGNDWLYEVKYDGFRAILHWDHNEMSLISRNGKPLLNIFPEICSFLEANKEKLKPYLPLTFDGELVFLENAYKSQFSTIQVRGRMRSLSRIAEKAKASPCHLLIFDVLKIKGKPLKNEDYLSRKKTLYDFFKKCNLPLMPDEMNTKLVQYIPFFNDFNEIWEKVVLFNGEGIVAKQKTNKWEEGKRTTLWLKYKNWKYVSCFITAYEKTNGYFYVSVYQDNMVISIGQFIFGLKPDEKKALFEIIKANKTDEDNKYIYVEPAICVEVKYLELYEGQMREPHFHQFRFDLSPNDCTYHQFIQKQKNFPSDIDVTHPDKPLWAEPSIQKIDYIHYLQEISPYMLPFLKNRLLTVIRYPHGIFGDPFYQKNCPEYAPEFVETEMSDEINYIICNQLKTLLWLGNQLAFEFHIPFQTTLSKGPSEIVFDLDPPSRDAFGLAIKAALLIKEIFEQLELISFIKTSGNKGLQIYLPLPENTYTYDETRLFTAFIAQYLVTKDPASFTIERMKKNRGNRLYVDYIQHAEGKTIIAPYSPRGTKEATVAAPLYWEEVNEHLKVENFQIPQMIKRIHNKGNPFHTYFEAKEKQKFGPILEILRNKNLPSL; encoded by the coding sequence ATGAAGCCAATGCTGCCAAGTTTAACATTTGAGGTTCCAAAAGGGAATGACTGGCTCTACGAAGTGAAATATGATGGATTTCGTGCAATATTACATTGGGATCATAATGAAATGTCATTAATAAGCAGAAATGGCAAGCCATTATTAAACATTTTCCCCGAAATATGCTCATTTCTTGAAGCTAATAAAGAAAAGCTCAAACCTTATCTTCCCTTAACATTTGATGGAGAGCTCGTCTTTTTAGAGAATGCATATAAGTCTCAATTTTCTACAATCCAAGTAAGAGGAAGAATGAGATCTTTGAGTAGGATCGCTGAGAAGGCAAAGGCATCTCCATGTCATCTCCTCATTTTTGATGTCCTTAAAATAAAAGGAAAACCCTTGAAAAACGAGGATTATCTATCGAGAAAAAAGACACTGTATGATTTTTTTAAGAAATGTAACCTTCCATTAATGCCTGATGAAATGAATACAAAGCTTGTACAATATATTCCCTTCTTTAATGACTTTAATGAAATTTGGGAAAAGGTTGTTCTTTTCAACGGAGAAGGAATTGTAGCAAAGCAAAAAACGAACAAATGGGAAGAAGGAAAAAGAACAACATTATGGTTAAAATATAAAAATTGGAAATATGTTTCGTGTTTTATCACTGCATACGAAAAAACAAATGGATACTTTTATGTCAGTGTTTATCAAGACAATATGGTAATATCCATCGGGCAATTCATTTTTGGCTTAAAGCCAGACGAAAAAAAAGCATTATTTGAAATTATTAAAGCAAATAAAACAGATGAGGATAATAAATATATTTATGTTGAGCCGGCAATCTGCGTAGAGGTCAAATATTTGGAGCTGTATGAAGGGCAGATGCGAGAGCCTCACTTTCACCAATTTAGATTTGATTTAAGCCCAAATGATTGTACCTACCATCAATTCATTCAAAAGCAAAAGAATTTCCCATCTGATATTGATGTGACACATCCTGATAAACCTTTGTGGGCTGAACCATCGATTCAAAAAATCGATTATATTCATTATTTACAAGAAATCTCACCCTATATGTTGCCTTTTCTTAAAAACCGATTATTAACTGTTATACGGTATCCACACGGTATTTTTGGAGATCCTTTTTATCAGAAAAATTGTCCAGAGTACGCTCCAGAGTTTGTTGAAACTGAAATGTCAGACGAGATAAATTATATTATTTGCAATCAATTAAAGACACTTCTCTGGCTTGGAAATCAGCTAGCATTCGAATTTCACATCCCTTTTCAAACGACTCTTAGTAAAGGACCGAGTGAAATTGTATTTGATCTAGATCCGCCATCCAGAGATGCATTTGGTCTAGCCATTAAAGCTGCCTTGTTAATAAAGGAAATTTTCGAGCAGCTTGAATTGATTAGTTTTATTAAAACGTCAGGAAACAAAGGACTGCAAATTTATTTACCATTACCGGAAAATACATATACTTATGATGAAACAAGATTATTTACAGCTTTTATCGCACAATATCTTGTAACAAAGGATCCTGCTTCTTTTACCATTGAAAGGATGAAAAAGAATAGAGGCAACCGACTTTATGTCGATTACATTCAGCATGCAGAAGGAAAAACCATTATTGCACCCTATTCACCAAGGGGTACAAAGGAGGCGACCGTAGCTGCTCCTCTTTATTGGGAAGAAGTAAATGAACATCTAAAGGTGGAAAATTTTCAAATACCACAAATGATAAAACGAATTCACAATAAGGGAAATCCCTTCCATACTTATTTCGAAGCGAAAGAAAAACAAAAATTCGGACCAATATTGGAGATTTTAAGAAATAAAAACCTGCCCTCTTTATGA